One genomic region from Streptomyces venezuelae encodes:
- a CDS encoding DUF397 domain-containing protein — protein MIGNRELNWFKSSYSDSSNGNDCVEVATTPGTVHVRDSKDTEGPRLAFGPAAWAGFVSHASE, from the coding sequence ATGATCGGCAACCGTGAGCTGAACTGGTTCAAGAGCAGCTACAGCGACAGCAGCAACGGCAACGACTGCGTCGAGGTCGCCACCACCCCCGGCACCGTCCACGTCCGTGACTCCAAGGACACCGAGGGTCCCCGTCTCGCCTTCGGCCCGGCTGCCTGGGCAGGGTTCGTGAGCCACGCGTCCGAGTAG
- a CDS encoding polyprenyl synthetase family protein, translating to MTVVGPFGLSVRDQALEADVQTGLAAVEAGLLDATKSDVPFITEAAQHLVLAGGKRFRPLLVMLAAQFGDPYAPGVVPSAVVVELTHLATLYHDDVMDEADVRRGVPSANTRWGNSIAVLTGDFLFARASHTLADLGPEAVRIQSEAFERLVTGQILETAGPTDGRDPVEHYLDVLGGKTGSLVAVSCRFGAMMSGADESVVDILTQYGERLGVAFQLADDVLDIASDSHESGKTPGIDLREGIPTLPVLHLRAAAAAHGRPEDVELVALVDSDLTDDERHAEVLRRLRVHPALEQARRDTVRYAEEAREMLAPLPDGYAKAALQEMCDAVVHRAR from the coding sequence GTGACCGTCGTCGGGCCGTTCGGTCTTAGCGTGCGGGACCAGGCTCTTGAGGCCGATGTCCAGACCGGGTTGGCGGCTGTGGAGGCGGGCCTCCTGGACGCCACCAAGAGCGATGTCCCCTTCATCACGGAGGCCGCGCAGCACCTCGTCCTGGCCGGTGGCAAGCGGTTCCGCCCCCTGCTCGTGATGCTCGCCGCCCAGTTCGGCGACCCCTACGCGCCGGGCGTGGTGCCCTCCGCCGTGGTCGTCGAGCTCACCCACCTGGCCACGCTCTACCACGACGACGTCATGGACGAGGCGGACGTGCGGCGCGGGGTGCCGAGCGCCAACACGCGCTGGGGCAACTCGATCGCCGTCCTGACGGGTGACTTCCTCTTCGCCCGCGCCTCGCACACGCTCGCGGACCTCGGCCCCGAGGCCGTACGGATCCAGTCCGAGGCGTTCGAACGACTCGTCACCGGGCAGATCCTGGAGACCGCGGGACCGACCGACGGCCGCGACCCCGTCGAGCACTACCTCGACGTCCTCGGCGGCAAGACCGGCTCGCTCGTCGCCGTCTCCTGCCGCTTCGGCGCGATGATGTCCGGCGCCGACGAGAGCGTCGTCGACATCCTCACCCAGTACGGGGAGCGGCTCGGCGTCGCCTTCCAGCTCGCCGACGACGTCCTCGACATCGCCTCCGACTCCCACGAGTCCGGCAAGACCCCGGGCATCGACCTCCGCGAGGGCATCCCGACCCTGCCCGTCCTGCACCTGCGGGCCGCGGCGGCCGCCCACGGCCGCCCGGAGGACGTCGAGCTCGTCGCCCTCGTCGACAGCGACCTGACGGACGACGAGCGGCACGCCGAGGTCCTGCGGCGGCTGCGCGTCCACCCGGCCCTGGAGCAGGCCCGGCGGGACACCGTGCGGTACGCGGAGGAGGCGCGGGAGATGCTGGCGCCGCTGCCCGACGGGTACGCGAAGGCGGCGCTCCAGGAGATGTGCGACGCGGTGGTCCACCGCGCCCGCTGA
- a CDS encoding LolA family protein: MADTRKASRFIVPVAVAGVAAATIGLVPALAAAGDPDLPEITAQQLIEKIAASDTQTLSGTFRISTDLGLPLDGLAGLGGLAGGAGGSSTADPTEKLTELVSGTHTLRVAADGPDRQKLTLLDGSDEYSLIHNGDDVWAYDSKSKEVFHEKGASGAPEDADKQLPATPKEMADEILKAAGDTTSITVDGTAKVAGRDAYQLLIKPKQSGSTVESVKIAVDAASGTPLKFTLASVEGGKPVVDAGFTKVDFGRPAASTFDFKVPEGAKVTEGAAEKGAKEEKLPEDFEKDFEKGFGDLAGLGDFGKDGGLNVIGEGWTTIAKLDSGAPAPKTDEAPKEIQGLLDSFGDKVTGKFGSGTVFKTKLVNALLTDDGKVYVGAVTQDALVDAANAGK, from the coding sequence ATGGCAGACACCCGTAAGGCGAGCCGGTTCATCGTCCCGGTCGCGGTGGCAGGAGTGGCCGCGGCGACCATCGGGCTCGTCCCGGCACTGGCGGCGGCCGGTGACCCGGACCTGCCGGAGATCACGGCCCAGCAGCTCATCGAGAAGATCGCCGCCTCGGACACCCAGACCCTGTCCGGCACGTTCAGGATCTCCACCGACCTCGGCCTGCCCCTCGACGGACTGGCCGGCCTCGGCGGTCTCGCCGGCGGCGCCGGCGGCTCCTCCACGGCGGACCCCACCGAGAAGCTCACCGAGCTCGTCTCCGGTACGCACACCCTGCGGGTGGCCGCCGACGGCCCCGACCGCCAGAAGCTGACGCTGCTCGACGGCTCCGACGAGTACAGCCTGATCCACAACGGCGACGACGTCTGGGCCTACGACAGCAAGTCGAAGGAGGTCTTCCACGAGAAGGGCGCCTCCGGTGCCCCCGAGGACGCCGACAAGCAGCTCCCGGCCACTCCGAAGGAGATGGCGGACGAGATCCTGAAGGCGGCCGGCGACACCACCTCGATCACCGTCGACGGCACGGCCAAGGTCGCCGGCCGGGACGCGTACCAGCTGCTGATCAAGCCGAAGCAGTCCGGCTCGACGGTCGAGTCCGTCAAGATCGCCGTGGACGCGGCGAGCGGCACCCCGCTCAAGTTCACCCTCGCCTCCGTCGAGGGCGGCAAGCCGGTCGTCGACGCGGGCTTCACGAAGGTCGACTTCGGCAGGCCCGCGGCCTCGACCTTCGACTTCAAGGTCCCCGAGGGCGCGAAGGTGACCGAGGGCGCCGCGGAGAAGGGCGCGAAGGAGGAGAAGCTCCCCGAGGACTTCGAGAAGGACTTCGAGAAGGGCTTCGGCGACCTGGCCGGCCTCGGCGACTTCGGGAAGGACGGCGGCCTGAACGTCATCGGCGAGGGCTGGACGACGATCGCGAAGCTCGACAGCGGCGCCCCGGCCCCCAAGACCGACGAAGCGCCGAAGGAGATCCAGGGTCTCCTGGATTCCTTCGGCGACAAGGTCACCGGGAAGTTCGGCTCGGGCACCGTCTTCAAGACGAAGCTGGTGAACGCGCTGCTCACCGACGACGGCAAGGTCTACGTCGGCGCGGTGACGCAGGACGCGCTGGTGGACGCCGCCAACGCCGGTAAGTAG
- a CDS encoding CGNR zinc finger domain-containing protein: protein MKQAATGMTLRRRDGQRFHFDAGALCLELLLTGGPGPVAAQYEVLDRVDGLLDWVRDCRLAPGLDVTVTDDELAAVRDVRDALWGLALARAHGAAPDPGELALVNAAAAEPPLVALIAADGTRAWAPGATGTRLLATVARDAVELLTGPHADRVRVCGADDCALVFADTSRPGRRRWCSMDRCGNRHKVRAHRARTPSEGET, encoded by the coding sequence ATGAAGCAGGCCGCCACCGGAATGACCCTCCGGCGCCGCGACGGGCAGCGATTCCACTTCGACGCCGGAGCCCTCTGCCTGGAGCTGCTGCTCACCGGCGGACCGGGTCCCGTCGCCGCGCAGTACGAGGTCCTCGACCGGGTCGACGGGCTGCTCGACTGGGTGCGGGACTGCCGCCTGGCCCCCGGGCTCGACGTGACCGTCACGGACGACGAGCTGGCGGCCGTACGGGACGTGCGGGACGCGCTCTGGGGCCTCGCCCTCGCGCGGGCCCACGGCGCCGCCCCCGACCCCGGGGAGCTGGCGCTCGTCAACGCCGCCGCCGCCGAGCCGCCGCTCGTCGCCCTGATCGCCGCCGACGGCACGCGCGCGTGGGCGCCCGGAGCCACCGGGACCCGCCTCCTCGCGACGGTCGCCCGGGACGCGGTCGAGCTCCTCACCGGGCCGCACGCCGATCGGGTCCGCGTCTGCGGCGCCGACGACTGCGCCCTCGTCTTCGCCGACACCTCACGCCCCGGGCGCCGCCGTTGGTGCTCGATGGACCGGTGCGGCAACCGCCACAAGGTACGGGCACACCGGGCCCGTACGCCGTCGGAAGGAGAAACATGA
- a CDS encoding ATP-binding protein: MASTRHFALQLSSTRRGARLARLLAVEQLRSWGLEAASEPVAQIVAELANNAVTHGHIPGRNFRLGITASLQTLRVEVTDTRGDRAPLVGCHSRAGESGRGLVIVAALSLRWGVRRGPVPQKTVWAELGLS, from the coding sequence ATGGCGTCTACACGCCACTTCGCTCTCCAGCTCTCCTCCACCCGCCGAGGCGCCCGGCTCGCCCGGCTTCTCGCCGTGGAGCAGCTGCGTTCCTGGGGGTTGGAAGCCGCCTCCGAGCCGGTGGCGCAGATCGTGGCCGAGCTCGCCAACAACGCCGTGACGCACGGCCACATCCCGGGGCGGAACTTCCGACTGGGGATCACCGCATCCCTCCAGACGCTCCGCGTCGAGGTCACCGACACGCGGGGTGACCGGGCGCCGCTCGTCGGCTGTCACTCCCGCGCCGGAGAGAGCGGGCGGGGGCTGGTGATCGTGGCGGCGCTTTCACTCCGCTGGGGTGTGCGGCGCGGGCCCGTTCCGCAGAAGACCGTCTGGGCTGAGCTGGGGCTTTCCTGA
- a CDS encoding M28 family metallopeptidase, whose protein sequence is MNISVPRRVTAVAALAALALAGLTGTAGADARAAAAAPDIPLANVKQHLTDLQSIATANGGNRAHGRTGYKASIDFVKAKLDAAGYTTTVQQFTTSGATGYNLIADWPGGDPNQVVMAGAHLDSVSSGAGINDNGSGSAAVLETALAVARSGYQPSKHLRFGWWGAEELGLVGSKYYVSQLPTAERAKVSGYLNFDMIGSPNPGYFVYDDDPVIEQTFKEYFAGLGVPTEIETEGDGRSDHASFKNVGIPVGGLFTGASRVKSSAQVSKWGGTATAFDRCYHSSCDTTSNINDTALDRNSDAAAYAVWKLSGSTTTPPTGTVFENSADVSVPDNGAAVTSTVNVTGITGNAPSNLAVGVDIVHTYRGDLVVDLVAPDGSVYSLSNRSGGSADNIVQTFTVNASSEVANGAWKLRVQDKASVDTGYINNFKLTFP, encoded by the coding sequence ATGAACATCTCCGTGCCCAGACGCGTCACCGCGGTCGCCGCACTCGCGGCCCTCGCACTCGCCGGTCTCACCGGCACCGCCGGCGCCGACGCGCGCGCGGCAGCCGCCGCGCCCGACATCCCGCTGGCCAACGTCAAGCAGCACTTGACGGACCTCCAGTCGATCGCCACCGCCAACGGCGGCAACCGCGCCCACGGCCGTACCGGCTACAAGGCGTCCATCGACTTCGTGAAGGCCAAGCTCGACGCCGCCGGATACACCACGACCGTCCAGCAGTTCACGACCAGCGGCGCCACCGGCTACAACCTCATCGCCGACTGGCCGGGCGGCGACCCGAACCAGGTCGTGATGGCCGGCGCGCACCTCGACTCGGTCTCCTCCGGCGCCGGCATCAACGACAACGGCTCCGGCTCCGCCGCCGTCCTGGAGACGGCCCTCGCGGTCGCCCGCTCCGGCTACCAGCCCTCCAAGCACCTGCGCTTCGGCTGGTGGGGCGCGGAGGAACTCGGTCTCGTCGGCTCGAAGTACTACGTCAGCCAGCTGCCCACGGCCGAACGCGCCAAGGTCTCCGGCTACTTGAACTTCGACATGATCGGCTCGCCGAACCCGGGCTACTTCGTCTACGACGACGACCCGGTCATCGAGCAGACCTTCAAGGAGTACTTCGCGGGTCTCGGTGTCCCCACCGAGATCGAGACCGAGGGCGACGGCCGCTCGGACCACGCCTCGTTCAAGAACGTCGGCATACCCGTCGGCGGTCTCTTCACGGGCGCGAGCCGGGTCAAGTCCAGCGCCCAGGTGTCGAAGTGGGGCGGTACGGCCACGGCCTTCGACCGCTGCTACCACTCGTCGTGCGACACGACGTCGAACATCAACGACACCGCCCTCGACCGCAACAGCGACGCGGCCGCGTACGCGGTCTGGAAGCTGTCGGGCTCCACGACCACGCCGCCCACCGGCACGGTCTTCGAGAACAGCGCCGACGTCTCGGTCCCGGACAACGGCGCCGCGGTGACCTCGACGGTCAACGTCACCGGGATCACCGGCAACGCCCCGAGCAACCTCGCCGTCGGCGTGGACATCGTCCACACCTACCGCGGTGACCTCGTGGTCGACCTCGTCGCCCCCGACGGCTCGGTCTACAGCCTGTCCAACCGGTCGGGCGGCAGCGCCGACAACATCGTCCAGACCTTCACCGTGAACGCCTCCTCGGAGGTCGCCAACGGCGCCTGGAAGCTGCGCGTCCAGGACAAGGCCTCGGTCGACACCGGTTACATCAACAACTTCAAGCTGACCTTCCCGTAA
- a CDS encoding VOC family protein, protein MKPIHWKLVLDAADPHAQAVFWSAALGYVEEDHDALIRRLLDAGAAPPETTVTVHEGTDRERLGWRDLAAVRHPDDPHDPATGGGLGRRLLIQRVPETKTTKNRLHLDLHPDPGTREAEVIRLEALGAKVLRRVDEPSGAWTVMADPEGNEFCVQ, encoded by the coding sequence ATGAAGCCCATCCATTGGAAGCTTGTCCTCGACGCCGCCGACCCGCACGCGCAGGCCGTCTTCTGGTCCGCCGCCCTCGGCTACGTGGAGGAGGACCACGACGCGCTCATCCGGCGCCTCCTCGACGCCGGGGCCGCCCCGCCCGAGACGACCGTGACCGTCCACGAGGGCACGGACCGGGAACGCCTCGGCTGGCGCGACCTCGCGGCCGTCCGCCACCCGGACGACCCCCACGACCCGGCGACGGGCGGCGGTCTCGGCCGGCGCCTCCTCATCCAGCGCGTTCCCGAGACCAAGACCACGAAGAACCGGCTCCACCTCGACCTCCACCCGGACCCGGGCACCCGCGAGGCGGAGGTCATCCGCCTGGAGGCACTGGGCGCGAAGGTGCTGCGGCGGGTGGACGAGCCGTCCGGGGCCTGGACGGTGATGGCCGACCCGGAGGGCAACGAGTTCTGCGTGCAGTAG
- a CDS encoding alpha/beta hydrolase, with translation MRFTSEQRLDDGVLEREFTLGEIPGILWTPASAPASAPAPLILISPPPLGLRRMYPRLAGRARYYAAKYGFAAATVELPGSGDRPRWAAAEQARADLRQAMEAGEPVGDEIIDALVLPLVEKAVPEWQAALDALLSLPEIAGPVGYEGGVISIGVRLAVVEPRISAAGFFAGSFVPRSMFEEARRVTIPLQVLLQWDDEGNDRQAALDLFDAFGSKEKTLHANMGGHTGVPLFELDAGARFFARHLK, from the coding sequence ATGCGATTCACTTCTGAGCAGCGCCTCGACGACGGCGTCCTCGAACGCGAGTTCACCCTCGGGGAGATCCCCGGCATCCTGTGGACGCCCGCATCCGCGCCCGCATCCGCACCGGCGCCGCTGATCCTGATCAGCCCCCCGCCCCTCGGCCTGCGCAGGATGTACCCCCGACTGGCGGGGCGGGCCCGGTACTACGCGGCGAAGTACGGCTTCGCCGCAGCCACCGTCGAGCTCCCCGGGAGCGGTGACCGGCCCCGATGGGCCGCCGCCGAGCAGGCCCGCGCCGACCTGCGGCAGGCCATGGAGGCCGGCGAACCGGTCGGCGACGAGATCATCGACGCCCTCGTCCTCCCGCTCGTCGAAAAGGCGGTCCCGGAATGGCAGGCCGCCCTGGACGCCCTCCTGTCGCTGCCCGAGATCGCCGGCCCGGTCGGATACGAGGGGGGAGTGATCTCCATCGGCGTCCGGCTGGCGGTGGTCGAGCCGCGCATCTCGGCCGCCGGCTTCTTCGCCGGGAGTTTCGTGCCTCGCTCCATGTTCGAGGAGGCCCGCCGGGTCACCATTCCGCTGCAGGTCCTGCTGCAATGGGACGACGAAGGGAACGACAGGCAGGCGGCCCTGGACCTGTTCGACGCCTTCGGCTCCAAGGAGAAGACGCTGCACGCCAACATGGGCGGGCACACCGGCGTCCCGCTGTTCGAGCTCGACGCCGGGGCCCGGTTCTTCGCCCGGCACCTGAAGTGA
- a CDS encoding helix-turn-helix transcriptional regulator, translating into MSVDEVNGAAVEDTGWEVDPGDESGAAVVATVGRQIRLWRETKGLRPAEFGELIGYSEDLIRKVERGDRIPRPEFLDKADGALGAGGLIVGMRTDLMEVRYPKKVRDLAKLEARAVEFCLYANSNVHGLLQTEEFSRALLQTWRPAYAPDELERFVTARVARRSVLEKSPAPEFSFVQEEASLRRPIGGRMVIRRQLEHLLEVSELPHVEIQVMPTEHADHPGTGGRIALLKFADGTAVGRMDGDFGGRPVSDLKRLRLLDLRYGIIRSKALTPAESRDFIEQLLGET; encoded by the coding sequence ATGAGCGTGGACGAGGTGAACGGTGCGGCAGTCGAGGACACGGGGTGGGAGGTCGATCCCGGCGACGAGTCGGGCGCGGCGGTCGTCGCCACGGTCGGCCGTCAGATCCGGCTGTGGAGAGAGACGAAAGGCCTGCGGCCGGCCGAGTTCGGGGAGCTGATCGGCTACAGCGAGGACCTGATCCGGAAAGTGGAGCGGGGGGACCGGATTCCACGACCGGAGTTCCTGGACAAGGCGGACGGGGCGCTGGGGGCGGGTGGGCTGATCGTCGGGATGCGGACGGACCTCATGGAGGTCCGCTACCCGAAGAAGGTGAGGGACCTGGCGAAGCTGGAGGCGCGGGCGGTCGAGTTCTGTCTGTACGCGAACTCCAACGTGCATGGCTTGTTGCAGACCGAGGAGTTCTCCCGAGCCCTGCTGCAGACGTGGCGCCCGGCGTACGCCCCGGATGAGCTGGAGCGGTTCGTGACGGCACGAGTAGCGCGCCGCTCGGTCCTGGAGAAGAGTCCGGCTCCTGAGTTCAGCTTCGTCCAGGAAGAGGCGTCGCTGCGACGGCCCATCGGGGGAAGAATGGTGATTCGTCGTCAGCTGGAGCACCTGCTGGAGGTGAGCGAGTTGCCCCATGTCGAGATTCAAGTGATGCCGACCGAGCACGCGGACCACCCCGGCACGGGAGGGCGGATCGCACTCCTGAAGTTCGCGGACGGGACGGCAGTTGGGCGCATGGACGGCGACTTCGGAGGCCGTCCTGTCTCCGACCTCAAGCGTCTCCGGCTGTTGGACCTGCGCTATGGCATCATCCGGTCCAAGGCCCTCACTCCGGCGGAGTCGCGGGACTTCATCGAGCAACTGCTGGGAGAGACATGA
- a CDS encoding DUF1203 domain-containing protein, translating into MSLYTARAIPSSALAELRVTDDAGRPCVPYTATEGGPLRCCLRPAVAGERIALVSYAPLRRWAAGTGAEPGAYDEQGPVFVHAEECEGPGPSEAYPFERAGALRTVRRYDAEGRIAGGRLLELPEAPGEGFDRAFAEAFADPAVVLVHVRAVEYGCFQFEVRRP; encoded by the coding sequence ATGAGCCTTTACACCGCACGTGCCATTCCGTCCTCCGCCCTCGCCGAGCTGCGCGTCACCGACGACGCGGGGCGCCCGTGCGTCCCGTACACCGCGACCGAGGGCGGTCCGCTCCGCTGCTGCCTGCGGCCCGCCGTCGCGGGGGAGCGGATCGCGCTCGTGTCGTACGCGCCGCTGCGGCGCTGGGCCGCCGGGACCGGGGCCGAGCCGGGGGCGTACGACGAGCAGGGCCCCGTCTTCGTGCACGCCGAGGAGTGCGAGGGCCCCGGGCCCTCGGAGGCGTACCCCTTCGAGCGGGCCGGGGCGCTGCGGACCGTCCGGCGGTACGACGCGGAGGGCCGGATCGCCGGCGGGCGGCTCCTGGAACTGCCGGAGGCCCCCGGCGAAGGCTTCGACCGGGCCTTCGCGGAGGCCTTCGCCGACCCTGCGGTCGTGCTGGTGCACGTCAGGGCGGTGGAGTACGGCTGCTTCCAGTTCGAGGTGCGCAGGCCCTGA
- a CDS encoding SRPBCC domain-containing protein: MPVGLTQDAGWEIGVSKTLPLPVAVVWDFLMSPEGLSLWLGPGAALPAEGDAALRSLRPRDRVRLSYGETVLQVAVSPAGDGRTVLRFHQEHMESAEERERQRAHWKGVMATIVRRVGE, from the coding sequence ATGCCCGTGGGACTGACGCAGGACGCCGGCTGGGAGATCGGCGTCTCGAAGACCCTGCCCCTGCCCGTCGCGGTCGTCTGGGACTTCCTCATGAGCCCCGAGGGGCTGAGCCTCTGGCTCGGACCCGGCGCCGCGCTCCCCGCCGAGGGCGACGCCGCCCTCCGCAGCCTCCGGCCGCGCGACCGCGTCCGCCTGTCGTACGGCGAGACCGTCCTCCAGGTCGCGGTCTCTCCGGCGGGCGACGGGCGGACCGTCCTCCGTTTCCATCAGGAGCACATGGAGAGCGCCGAGGAGCGCGAACGTCAACGCGCCCACTGGAAAGGCGTGATGGCCACGATCGTGCGGAGGGTGGGGGAGTGA
- a CDS encoding GNAT family N-acetyltransferase, producing the protein MARDLSTEPVLPAGVIAGSPQPELPADGGLVLRPWVDADVPVFLVACQDPAIRQWHTRRPASEGTVRAWFDGYRRGWERERGGHWAICGGGSGDGEVLGRIALRGMDFDDGLADCAYWVLPTARGARVASRALAALSAWAMGEIGFQRLELDHSTRDEASCRVALASGYVLEGTKRSAALHDDGRHDMHLHARVRDDAGRSGTPSAASAS; encoded by the coding sequence ATGGCTCGTGACCTCTCCACGGAGCCCGTCCTCCCCGCCGGCGTCATCGCCGGCTCCCCGCAGCCCGAACTCCCCGCCGACGGCGGCCTGGTGCTCCGCCCGTGGGTCGACGCCGACGTCCCGGTCTTCCTCGTCGCCTGCCAGGACCCCGCGATCCGGCAATGGCACACGCGCCGGCCGGCGTCCGAGGGCACGGTCCGCGCCTGGTTCGACGGATACCGCAGGGGCTGGGAGCGTGAGCGGGGCGGGCACTGGGCGATCTGCGGCGGCGGCAGCGGCGACGGCGAGGTCCTCGGCCGGATCGCGCTGCGAGGCATGGACTTCGACGACGGCCTCGCCGACTGTGCGTACTGGGTGCTCCCGACCGCCCGCGGCGCGCGGGTCGCCTCCCGCGCCCTGGCGGCGCTCAGCGCGTGGGCCATGGGCGAGATCGGGTTCCAGCGGCTTGAGCTGGACCACTCGACCCGCGACGAGGCCTCGTGCAGGGTGGCCCTGGCCTCGGGTTACGTACTGGAGGGCACCAAGCGGAGTGCGGCCCTTCATGACGACGGACGGCACGACATGCACCTGCACGCGCGGGTACGGGACGACGCGGGACGGTCCGGGACCCCGTCGGCGGCCTCGGCGTCGTAG
- a CDS encoding helix-turn-helix domain-containing protein, which produces MASRQPSARPRASGLIHRNVRHTTRYVVVGNHLAQHRELSLVAIGLSVHLQSLPAGTPVNVKALAARFPESELKIASAMRELERYGYLTRTRERLPDGRFVPRTVSYNRPGADPDASPVTPTPPPPPPPPPQDAPTAPPGKPAREGTVREAAPAPLAEPDRPAVDLLAGLRAYEPRLLLSERDVRRLAPGVRAWLERGAHPDAVRRTLCADLPGGLISPAGLITHRLLALLPPPLPTVPPAPTPPDPLQNCDDCDRAFRSAAPGRCGDCRATAREAA; this is translated from the coding sequence ATGGCTTCAAGGCAGCCTAGCGCGCGACCGCGCGCCTCCGGGCTCATTCACCGCAACGTCCGCCACACCACGCGATACGTGGTTGTCGGCAACCACCTCGCCCAGCACCGCGAGCTCTCGCTGGTGGCGATCGGACTCTCCGTCCACCTCCAGTCGCTGCCCGCCGGGACGCCCGTCAACGTCAAAGCCCTCGCCGCCCGCTTCCCCGAGAGCGAGCTGAAGATCGCCTCCGCGATGCGGGAGCTGGAGCGGTACGGGTACCTCACGCGGACCCGCGAACGGCTCCCCGACGGGCGGTTCGTGCCGCGTACGGTCTCGTACAACCGGCCGGGGGCTGACCCCGACGCCTCCCCCGTGACGCCGACACCCCCACCCCCGCCCCCACCCCCGCCACAGGACGCGCCCACGGCTCCGCCGGGGAAGCCCGCACGCGAGGGGACCGTACGCGAAGCAGCCCCGGCCCCGCTCGCCGAGCCCGACCGCCCCGCCGTCGATCTCCTCGCCGGCCTCCGCGCGTACGAGCCCCGGCTGCTGCTCTCCGAGCGGGATGTGCGGCGGCTCGCGCCCGGGGTCAGGGCCTGGCTGGAGCGCGGGGCGCACCCCGACGCCGTACGGCGGACGCTCTGCGCGGACCTCCCCGGCGGCCTGATCAGCCCGGCCGGGCTGATCACCCACCGCCTGTTAGCTCTCCTGCCGCCCCCGCTCCCCACCGTGCCGCCGGCACCCACTCCCCCGGACCCCCTCCAGAACTGCGACGACTGCGACCGTGCCTTCCGCTCCGCCGCCCCGGGACGGTGCGGCGATTGCCGGGCCACGGCCAGAGAGGCCGCCTAG